One region of Brachyhypopomus gauderio isolate BG-103 chromosome 9, BGAUD_0.2, whole genome shotgun sequence genomic DNA includes:
- the znf410 gene encoding zinc finger protein 410 isoform X2 encodes MLSDELDSKPELLVEFVQNASIPLGQGLEEQDPKTQCLPLLASSENSLCSQLDLPEGALSHAASPSLSEFAPERSPLVVQLQTHSPTPTPPAILQDLQQPESTSYVLLNLAKGLAHSAEPLVFVQDDVDEAEEEISAGECADGSAPWYLRVQELAHDSLIAATRAQLAKDARASSNSDHIHSYQSEGPKKEALSRNSRASADKILRCPYENCHRTFTWPAHLKYHLKTHRNDRTFRCGAEGCGKSFYVLQRLQVHMRTHNGEKPFICNEKNCGKKFTTAGNLKNHKRTHTGEKPFLCEVDSCGRSFAEYSSLRKHMLVHSGEKPHQCSICGKTFSQSGSRNVHMRKRHGEDVLGPESRETGEALTHSSLLEADGATNDSMVLQTQ; translated from the exons ATGCTTTCTGATGAGCTGGACTCCAAACCTGAG CTGCTGGTTGAGTTTGTGCAGAACGCCTCCATACCCTTGGGCCAGGGTCTGGAGGAACAAGACCCCAAAACACAGTGTCTACCTCTCCTTGCCTCTTCAGAGAACTCCTTATGCAGCCAGCTAGACCTTCCAG AGGGCGCTCTTAGCCATGCTGCGTCCCCGTCGCTGTCAGAGTTTGCCCCAGAGCGCAGTCCCCTGGTAGTGCAGCTCCAAACTCACTCCCCAACACCAACCCCTCCAGCGATCCTCCAAGACCTCCAGCAACCAGAGAGCACCTCGTATGTCCTCCTCAATCTCGCCAAAG ggcTAGCACACTCAGCAGAACCCCTGGTGTTCGTGCAGGATGATGTGGATGAGGCGGAGGAGGAGATTTCAGCAGGGGAGTGTGCAGATGGAAGTGCCCCTTGGTACCTGCGGGTGCAGGAACTGGCCCATGACAGCCTAATAGCTGCCACCCGGGCCCAGCTGGCAAAGGATGCCAGGGCCAGTAGCAACA GTGACCATATCCATAGCTACCAGTCAGAGGGTCCGAAAAAGGAGGCACTGTCACGGAACAGTCGTGCATCTGCCGATAAAATTCTGAGGTGTCCTTATGAGAACTGCCATAGGACATTTACCTGGCCCGCTCATCTAAAATACCACCTAAAAACACACCG GAATGACCGTACATTCCGCTGTGGAGCTGAAGGCTGTGGGAAGAGCTTTTATGTTCTACAGAGACTGCAGGTGCACATGAGGACACACAATGGGGAGAAGCCCTTTATCTGTAATGAGAAGAACTGTGGCAAGAAGTTTACCACAGCTGGTAACCTGAAGAACCATAAGCGTACCCATACTG GTGAGAAGCCTTTTCTTTGTGAAGTAGACAGTTGTGGACGATCTTTTGCAGAGTACTCCAGTCTGCGCAAACACATGCTCGTGCACTCTG GGGAGAAGCCTCATCAGTGCTCCATATGTGGGAAGACCTTCTCTCAGAGTGGCAGCAGGAACGTTCACATGAGGAAACGACACGGAGAGGATGTTCTGGGCCCTGAAAGCAGGGAAACTG GGGAGGCTCTGACTCACAGCAGTTTGCTAGAGGCCGATGGTGCTACCAATGACTCCATG GTCCTGCAGACCCAGTAG
- the znf410 gene encoding zinc finger protein 410 isoform X1 yields the protein MLSDELDSKPELLVEFVQNASIPLGQGLEEQDPKTQCLPLLASSENSLCSQLDLPEGALSHAASPSLSEFAPERSPLVVQLQTHSPTPTPPAILQDLQQPESTSYVLLNLAKGLAHSAEPLVFVQDDVDEAEEEISAGECADGSAPWYLRVQELAHDSLIAATRAQLAKDARASSNSDHIHSYQSEGPKKEALSRNSRASADKILRCPYENCHRTFTWPAHLKYHLKTHRNDRTFRCGAEGCGKSFYVLQRLQVHMRTHNGEKPFICNEKNCGKKFTTAGNLKNHKRTHTGEKPFLCEVDSCGRSFAEYSSLRKHMLVHSGEKPHQCSICGKTFSQSGSRNVHMRKRHGEDVLGPESRETGEALTHSSLLEADGATNDSMVTMTTVVEPVNLHHAMLRAPGPADPVVVLSPPHDLVTMTAGGHSYGEDVVTLL from the exons ATGCTTTCTGATGAGCTGGACTCCAAACCTGAG CTGCTGGTTGAGTTTGTGCAGAACGCCTCCATACCCTTGGGCCAGGGTCTGGAGGAACAAGACCCCAAAACACAGTGTCTACCTCTCCTTGCCTCTTCAGAGAACTCCTTATGCAGCCAGCTAGACCTTCCAG AGGGCGCTCTTAGCCATGCTGCGTCCCCGTCGCTGTCAGAGTTTGCCCCAGAGCGCAGTCCCCTGGTAGTGCAGCTCCAAACTCACTCCCCAACACCAACCCCTCCAGCGATCCTCCAAGACCTCCAGCAACCAGAGAGCACCTCGTATGTCCTCCTCAATCTCGCCAAAG ggcTAGCACACTCAGCAGAACCCCTGGTGTTCGTGCAGGATGATGTGGATGAGGCGGAGGAGGAGATTTCAGCAGGGGAGTGTGCAGATGGAAGTGCCCCTTGGTACCTGCGGGTGCAGGAACTGGCCCATGACAGCCTAATAGCTGCCACCCGGGCCCAGCTGGCAAAGGATGCCAGGGCCAGTAGCAACA GTGACCATATCCATAGCTACCAGTCAGAGGGTCCGAAAAAGGAGGCACTGTCACGGAACAGTCGTGCATCTGCCGATAAAATTCTGAGGTGTCCTTATGAGAACTGCCATAGGACATTTACCTGGCCCGCTCATCTAAAATACCACCTAAAAACACACCG GAATGACCGTACATTCCGCTGTGGAGCTGAAGGCTGTGGGAAGAGCTTTTATGTTCTACAGAGACTGCAGGTGCACATGAGGACACACAATGGGGAGAAGCCCTTTATCTGTAATGAGAAGAACTGTGGCAAGAAGTTTACCACAGCTGGTAACCTGAAGAACCATAAGCGTACCCATACTG GTGAGAAGCCTTTTCTTTGTGAAGTAGACAGTTGTGGACGATCTTTTGCAGAGTACTCCAGTCTGCGCAAACACATGCTCGTGCACTCTG GGGAGAAGCCTCATCAGTGCTCCATATGTGGGAAGACCTTCTCTCAGAGTGGCAGCAGGAACGTTCACATGAGGAAACGACACGGAGAGGATGTTCTGGGCCCTGAAAGCAGGGAAACTG GGGAGGCTCTGACTCACAGCAGTTTGCTAGAGGCCGATGGTGCTACCAATGACTCCATGGTAACTATGACGACAGTTGTGGAGCCTGTTAATCTTCATCATGCAATGCTGAGGGCCCCAG GTCCTGCAGACCCAGTAGTGGTACTTTCTCCACCTCATGACTTGGTCACCATGACAGCTGGAGGTCATAGTTACGGGGAAGATGTTGTGACGTTGCTATAG